ttGATATTACATGATGGTATAAGCGAAAAGCTAAAGTCAAAACGCACATAGATGCTTCCGTGGGttataagccaaaagtcaAAAACATTTTTAAGCACATCGAAACAGGGCCTTAATTTGGTTAACTTTTCCTCCGGGAATCGCTTGTATTGTACTGCCACGTAAAAAAACAGAGTTGGTATCCGTTGTTCCTGCACAAATTTTAAGAGTGCAGCAACCTGAGCCAACAAACGATGCAACATCAATGTACAACGCACCACAGCACAGCACTCCTCGAAACGGGAAACACGCCGCCATACAGAACAGTACTAGTAGAAACACGCTGGATCAGCGCTGGCCCTGCGCTCGTCCCCGTGGCAGCACCACCAGGGCCTTCTTCCTTGCCGGGATCACCACCAGCTGCCGCGAAAGGTGCAGCCTGGGGTGTCCCGGGGACGCCAGCGCCTGTGCAGGATCGTCGCCCTTCCTCtgcacggccacggccacggcgctGCCGTGTTTGCACGACATCGCGCCGGcgtacttcttcttcttcgcgcccgccgccgccgcccagccgcTCCAGATGCCACAGCCCCGCAGAGCATCATCGCCTCTGGTATTGTTATTAGTCTCGTTCTTCTTTCGCTGCCTGTGCTGCTGTTTtaccgtcgccggagaagagtCGTCCTTGCCGCCGCTCTTGGTGCACGCCACGTAGGCGGCAAGGAACGGGTCGTGGTGGGGCGCCCTCCTTGTCAGGACCCACCCGCCGTGCTGGCTCCTCGCCATCATCACGAGCGCGGCGGGACCCGCGCGAGAGCTTGAAGCAGGCAGCCGGTGCGCCATGCTCGGAGGCAGCGGCAATGGCTTGACCTTGACgacgcccgcgccggcggccgggaagACGGCGTCGGGGATCACATCATCCTGCCCCGAGCCTGCAGGTTCCTTGTAGCCACAGCCAAGCAGGACGTCGTCCACCGGCTTGAGCTGAGTCGAGCCCGAGCCGTCTTCGTAGGAGAAGATCGGGTTCGACACGATCGTATTGGTCCCGGcgaactccggcaccggctgcttctgctgctgcaggtCGGCTCGTCTTGTCCGGCGGCTCATCATATCGATGTTTTGCCCCACGGCTAGCTCGTCGATCTCTCCTTAGGACAGAGTGCACGCATGGCAGGCAAAGGTGGTTTTAGCGTCACCCCCGTTGTCCGTTGAGGCTAGCGTTTATATACGAGACATTTGTGAGCTCGTGAACCATCTTCCAGCTTTGCCGTGGCATGTGGACAAGGAGGCGTGGACGTATCTTGTTGACGTTCGCCTTTGGATGTTAAGGCGTGGACGCTGGTTCCTGGGCTTCGTACTGTTTCTGTTTCGCCCGTGTGGGCTTGTGTGGGTGCTCGTCCAAGCATTTCCTTGCTGGGCTAGCTCAAGCCTAAAATCACACTTATCGCTCGGGTCACTGGATCACTGGTGTCCAAATATACGAATATATAGTGCGTACATCCTCCCATGGTGCCCCGGACCATTTTACGTGCCATCACGTCTCACCGTCTTAATTAACTCGCTTGCGTCAGGTGCTCAGTTGCCAATCTTGGCATCACCAGCTTTGTGTAACACGGTCCCTTTCTGAAAGAGATGTAACCCACCCAGGTTTCCCCTCTGAAAGAGAACGACGTCTGTAGCATGGAATCCGTGATGTAACTCTCAAACAAAACGCTTCTAGTACAAAATCTTGTGTTAAACAAGTGTGCACGCACCCAGCTACCTGATGAAGTGAGGACTCCCACTGATGACGTGGACAGGTACCAAAGGGGGACTCAATCGGGTATATGTTGCACGCCCGTCCGGACTGCAAAAGGTGCAGAGGATACCTTTTACAAGTATAAGTACGGAATTTGTATTTAACGATACTACAGTACTTGTATCAACTGCCTGGCTTTTCAGTctgtgtatgcatgcatgcctggGAACTGTGCCTATATACGTACAGACGCAACTTTGCCGAGACTTTACCCGCACACAATTCATTTCCACTACGACACACGTGATTGCAGTGCAGGCAGCAAAGCAATCTCCCCACACCCCTCCATCCATCCAAAGCTTCCCTTTCCGTGCTCCAAACAAAATCATCTGCAATTAGCATCTGAGAGGAAAGGCACGCGCGGCTCGCTCCTCCCATCCGAGTCACAGCAGCCAGCCAACGAACACACTCTTCTTCACATCATCAGGAGCTAGATAGACGGGTGGAAGAACAACGGAGAAAACAaacgcgcgcgcgcacgtaGCAAAAGTTTTTAAACATTATTGGCATCGATGATCTGCACGTCTAACAGTTCCCGCAACTCATTCCCCTGTGTGGTGCGTGCGCTTTTAGGTGCCTGTCCATAAAGCGCAGGGCCGCAGCCAGGACTGGACTGAGGCCCTGACTGCGAACGGCGAGCTAGCCTAGCTAGCGCTGCTGCGCATCATATCATCTCTACACTACAGTGTAGGATCCTGCAGAGAGCAAATGATCGAGAGGGAGAAAACATGTAGTAACATGCATGGTGATGTTTGTAGACTGGTGATGGATGTTGGATGCATGCAGTCGACATTGGGTGGTTGCGCAGGCTGGGGGTTGGTCTCTTTTGCAGACTGGCTGGCTGGCAGCTATGAGAGGGCAGACGCAGAGAGGCCGGTGGCTGGTCCAGCAGGAGATAACTGTGTATCTTGGACAATGGATTACTGCTGCACTGTCAACCCCATGGCCATGGGTGAAAATTTAGTTCTACCAGCGCTCAAGGTCCTCGCAAGCA
This is a stretch of genomic DNA from Brachypodium distachyon strain Bd21 chromosome 1, Brachypodium_distachyon_v3.0, whole genome shotgun sequence. It encodes these proteins:
- the LOC100842286 gene encoding uncharacterized protein LOC100842286, which gives rise to MMSRRTRRADLQQQKQPVPEFAGTNTIVSNPIFSYEDGSGSTQLKPVDDVLLGCGYKEPAGSGQDDVIPDAVFPAAGAGVVKVKPLPLPPSMAHRLPASSSRAGPAALVMMARSQHGGWVLTRRAPHHDPFLAAYVACTKSGGKDDSSPATVKQQHRQRKKNETNNNTRGDDALRGCGIWSGWAAAAGAKKKKYAGAMSCKHGSAVAVAVQRKGDDPAQALASPGHPRLHLSRQLVVIPARKKALVVLPRGRAQGQR